A portion of the Sphingorhabdus pulchriflava genome contains these proteins:
- a CDS encoding NAD(P)H-hydrate dehydratase: MSFLCTISDERVIERPVLLVPPADTHKYARGSAMVFSGPALHTGASRLTAQAALAVGAGLVTLVGERDALHEHAAHVTAIMLREEDAHLAIVDERVRAAAIGPGAGVSSHTRDTVMHLLKKGVPLLLDADALTSFENCPAKLFEHLHDQIVLTPHEGEFARLFPAIDLADRRTAARLAAEVSGAVVLLKGPETVVAAPDGRLAVNRHASPWLATAGSGDVLTGLVCGTLAQGHTAFEAACIACWLHGDIGVQGGPGLTADHMVGLIPLVLAECLSEGKG; encoded by the coding sequence ATGAGCTTTCTCTGCACCATTTCCGATGAGCGGGTGATCGAGCGCCCAGTGCTGCTGGTGCCGCCTGCTGACACGCACAAATATGCGCGGGGGAGTGCGATGGTGTTCAGCGGGCCTGCCTTGCATACGGGCGCATCGCGATTGACAGCGCAGGCGGCGTTGGCGGTCGGGGCAGGGTTGGTGACGCTGGTGGGCGAGCGCGACGCACTGCACGAGCATGCCGCCCATGTGACGGCGATCATGCTGCGTGAGGAAGACGCGCATCTGGCGATCGTTGATGAACGCGTACGTGCGGCAGCCATCGGGCCGGGGGCCGGGGTTTCGTCGCATACGCGCGATACAGTGATGCACCTCCTCAAAAAAGGGGTTCCACTTTTGCTCGATGCGGATGCGCTGACCAGCTTCGAAAATTGCCCGGCGAAGCTGTTTGAACATCTGCACGACCAGATCGTGTTGACACCGCATGAAGGCGAGTTCGCTCGGTTGTTTCCCGCAATTGATCTAGCAGACCGCAGGACCGCGGCACGATTGGCAGCGGAAGTGAGCGGGGCCGTGGTTCTGCTCAAAGGCCCGGAAACCGTGGTTGCTGCACCGGATGGGCGTTTGGCAGTCAACCGGCATGCTTCGCCTTGGTTGGCCACAGCAGGATCGGGCGATGTGCTGACGGGGCTGGTCTGCGGGACACTCGCGCAAGGACATACGGCGTTCGAGGCTGCATGCATCGCTTGCTGGCTGCATGGCGACATCGGCGTGCAGGGAGGGCCGGGATTGACTGCCGATCATATGGTTGGCCTGATTCCGCTTGTCTTGGCGGAATGCCTAAGCGAAGGGAAGGGATGA
- a CDS encoding lysoplasmalogenase family protein, translating into MTQDLAHKRPWLFASLLFGLTYPLSWQLQMPEIASIAWKMGGVGLLAGFALRKHHSGEFLLLAAVMAFWALGDGLLEIDMIWGAIAFAIGHVVAIALFLRHRRVHPVFSQKLLAIAVFILAPVIAFFLPAERELGIQAAVYTLFVAGMAACAWNSNFPRYRVGLGAMAFVASDLLIFARAGALAEAGWVSLAIWMLYYGGVLMVATGVVTTLVKRGHFAEG; encoded by the coding sequence ATGACCCAAGACCTCGCACATAAACGCCCGTGGCTGTTTGCCAGTTTGCTTTTCGGGCTCACCTATCCGCTTAGCTGGCAGCTTCAGATGCCTGAAATAGCTTCGATTGCGTGGAAGATGGGCGGGGTGGGGTTGCTTGCCGGTTTTGCCTTGCGCAAGCATCATAGCGGGGAATTTCTGCTGCTCGCGGCGGTGATGGCCTTTTGGGCGCTGGGCGATGGCTTGCTGGAGATCGACATGATCTGGGGCGCGATTGCTTTTGCCATCGGCCATGTCGTCGCCATTGCGCTGTTTCTGCGGCACCGGCGGGTGCATCCGGTTTTCAGCCAGAAATTGCTCGCGATAGCGGTCTTCATTCTCGCGCCGGTGATTGCCTTTTTCCTGCCCGCCGAGCGTGAGTTGGGGATTCAAGCGGCAGTTTATACCTTGTTCGTCGCAGGAATGGCGGCCTGCGCATGGAACAGCAACTTCCCCCGCTATCGTGTGGGCCTTGGCGCGATGGCCTTTGTCGCCTCCGACCTGCTGATCTTCGCACGGGCAGGGGCGCTGGCCGAGGCGGGCTGGGTCAGCCTTGCCATCTGGATGTTGTACTATGGCGGCGTGTTGATGGTTGCGACCGGGGTGGTGACCACTTTGGTCAAACGCGGGCATTTCGCCGAAGGGTGA
- the gyrA gene encoding DNA gyrase subunit A — MSEEIEPIEPTDISPVDIVDEMKSSYLDYAMSVIVARALPDVRDGLKPVHRRILFASQEGGMVAGRPYRKSAKIVGDVMGNYHPHGDSAIYDALARMTQDWSLRVPLIDGQGNFGSMDPDPPASMRYTEARLKKVANALLDDLDKDTVDFQPNYDGSRQEPQVLPARFPNLLVNGAGGIAVGMATNIPPHNLGEVIKACLAYMENPAITVDELIEIIPAPDFPTAPLILGQTGARNAYREGRGSIVMRARHEIEEGKGDRRSIVLTSIPFQVGKSGLVEKIAEAAKDKRIEGVSDIRDESSRKGVRVVIDLKRDATPEVVLNQLWRHTPAQSNFPANMLAIRGGRPEVLTLRDFIEAFIRFREEVITRRTKFELNKARDRAHILLGLVVAVTNLDEVVKIIRGSSSPPVARAALMAREWPVAEIAQYIKLVEAIETEIEGDSYQLSEVQVRAILDLRLHRLTALGRDEIGDELKKLALEIEEYLAILGDRVKLFAVMREELEAIDREFSTPRLCEIAPSWDGLDDEDLMEREEMVVTVTHGGYIKRTALATFRAQNRGGKGRAGMATKDEDAVTELFVTSTHTPVLFFSNIGKVYRLKVWRLPEGGPSTKGRPMVNLLPLGEGEVISNVLTLPEDEAEWGGLSVVFATAKGYARRNSMDAFANIPSNGKIAMKFEGEDADDKLIGVELLTPEDDVLLASRAGKAIRFAADDIREFQSRASTGVRAMKLAKGDEVISLSILKRVGTTPEEREDYLRFAPWKPEKEGEPTLSPERLAEMAEREQFILTVCANGYGKLSSAYGYRRTGRGGQGITNIDNIERNGPVVASFPATKGDQLMLVTDQAKLIRMPLDSLRVLGRGTAGVRLFNVDDNEHVVGAAKIEESDEGDDVEA; from the coding sequence GTGAGCGAAGAGATCGAACCGATCGAACCCACTGATATTTCCCCGGTAGACATCGTCGACGAAATGAAGTCGAGCTATCTCGACTATGCTATGTCGGTGATCGTCGCCCGCGCGCTGCCCGATGTGCGCGACGGGTTGAAGCCTGTGCACCGCCGCATCCTATTCGCCAGCCAGGAAGGCGGCATGGTCGCAGGCCGCCCCTATCGCAAATCGGCGAAGATCGTCGGCGACGTGATGGGCAATTACCACCCGCATGGCGACAGCGCGATTTACGACGCGCTCGCCCGCATGACGCAGGATTGGTCGCTGCGCGTACCGCTGATCGATGGTCAGGGTAATTTCGGTTCGATGGATCCCGACCCCCCGGCGTCGATGCGTTACACCGAGGCGCGCCTGAAAAAGGTCGCCAACGCGCTACTCGATGATCTCGACAAGGATACCGTCGATTTTCAGCCCAATTATGATGGCTCGCGTCAGGAGCCACAGGTCCTCCCTGCCCGCTTCCCCAATCTGCTCGTCAACGGCGCGGGCGGCATCGCGGTCGGCATGGCGACCAACATCCCGCCGCACAATCTGGGTGAGGTTATCAAGGCCTGTTTGGCCTATATGGAAAACCCCGCAATCACGGTCGATGAACTGATCGAGATCATCCCTGCTCCCGATTTCCCGACCGCCCCGCTGATTCTCGGCCAGACCGGCGCCCGCAATGCCTATCGCGAAGGGCGCGGCTCGATCGTGATGCGTGCGCGGCATGAAATCGAAGAGGGCAAGGGCGACCGTCGCTCGATCGTGCTGACCTCTATCCCCTTCCAGGTTGGCAAATCGGGCCTGGTCGAAAAGATTGCCGAAGCGGCTAAAGACAAACGGATCGAGGGTGTTTCGGACATCCGCGACGAATCGAGCCGCAAGGGCGTGCGCGTCGTCATCGATCTGAAGCGCGATGCAACCCCCGAAGTCGTGCTCAACCAGCTCTGGCGGCACACCCCGGCGCAGTCGAACTTCCCTGCCAATATGCTCGCGATCCGCGGCGGACGGCCCGAAGTGCTGACACTGCGCGACTTTATCGAAGCCTTCATCCGCTTCCGCGAAGAAGTCATCACCCGCCGCACCAAGTTTGAACTGAACAAGGCCCGCGACCGCGCGCATATCTTGCTCGGTCTTGTCGTTGCCGTCACCAATCTGGATGAAGTGGTGAAGATCATTCGCGGGTCATCCTCCCCGCCAGTCGCGCGCGCAGCGTTGATGGCACGCGAATGGCCGGTTGCGGAGATTGCGCAATATATCAAGCTGGTCGAAGCCATCGAGACCGAGATTGAGGGCGACAGCTATCAGCTCTCCGAAGTCCAGGTCCGCGCGATCCTCGACCTGCGCCTCCATCGCCTGACCGCGCTCGGCCGCGACGAGATTGGCGACGAGCTCAAGAAACTGGCGCTTGAGATCGAGGAATATCTCGCCATCCTCGGCGACCGGGTGAAGCTCTTCGCGGTGATGCGCGAGGAACTGGAGGCGATCGACCGCGAATTCTCCACCCCGCGCCTGTGCGAAATCGCACCTAGCTGGGATGGTCTTGATGATGAAGACCTGATGGAACGCGAAGAGATGGTCGTCACCGTGACCCATGGCGGCTATATCAAGCGCACCGCGCTCGCCACCTTCCGCGCGCAGAACCGCGGCGGCAAGGGCCGTGCCGGCATGGCGACCAAAGATGAGGATGCTGTCACCGAATTGTTCGTGACGAGCACGCACACACCGGTGCTGTTCTTCTCCAACATCGGCAAGGTTTATCGTCTGAAGGTCTGGCGCCTGCCCGAAGGCGGGCCTTCGACCAAGGGCCGCCCGATGGTCAACTTGCTGCCGCTGGGCGAAGGCGAAGTCATCTCCAACGTGCTCACTTTGCCCGAGGACGAAGCCGAATGGGGCGGCCTCAGCGTCGTCTTTGCAACCGCCAAGGGCTATGCGCGACGCAACAGCATGGATGCCTTTGCGAACATCCCGTCGAACGGCAAGATCGCGATGAAGTTTGAAGGCGAGGATGCCGACGACAAGCTCATCGGTGTCGAACTGCTGACGCCGGAGGACGATGTCCTGCTGGCAAGCCGCGCGGGCAAGGCAATCCGCTTTGCCGCTGACGACATCCGCGAGTTCCAGAGCCGCGCCTCCACTGGCGTACGCGCGATGAAGCTGGCGAAAGGGGATGAGGTCATCTCGCTCTCGATCCTCAAACGCGTCGGTACCACACCCGAGGAGCGCGAAGACTATCTGCGCTTCGCCCCGTGGAAGCCGGAGAAGGAAGGCGAACCCACGCTGTCGCCCGAACGCCTCGCCGAAATGGCGGAGCGCGAACAGTTCATCCTCACCGTCTGCGCCAATGGCTATGGCAAACTGTCATCAGCCTATGGGTATCGCCGCACGGGCCGCGGTGGTCAGGGGATCACCAATATCGACAATATCGAACGCAACGGCCCCGTCGTAGCGAGCTTCCCCGCGACCAAGGGTGACCAGCTGATGCTGGTCACCGACCAGGCCAAACTGATCCGCATGCCGCTGGATTCACTGCGCGTGCTGGGGCGCGGGACAGCCGGTGTGCGGTTGTTCAATGTCGATGACAATGAGCATGTTGTGGGCGCGGCGAAGATTGAGGAAAGTGATGAAGGTGACGATGTTGAGGCGTGA
- a CDS encoding tetratricopeptide repeat protein: MNRISKFAAALALGAFVAVPAAYAQKDDKKKKEEAAKPVKRNFSKEFQKAYAPAADALVKKKDLAAAQAAFPAVEAAIMTPDDRYEAGIFALNLGGQLKDVSFQRKGVNLIVDSNAAPAELKSAYVFQQGVFAYGDKDYPGAEKKMLEAYNMGYRGSSVEVQISNTYRLQNNFGEAINWLRKAIDATKAAGGTPEKQWYAQAANYAAKMKDKNEILFWGKEMIKVDPRPETYHDAIFQYQSIADLDNLESLAMLRLARKAKAIMFEHEYKQYVEYADARRYPAEVVAVLDEGFAKGTISKSNMTFSEIYTSAKTRIPELSGSWAADEKAALADPKGYSAMLTGDALLSFNQFDRAKAMYEAALAKGSIVDRDGVNQTDRALTNLAIAKINLGDLAGAKADLAKVSSPKRKGIAEYWTIYIDQQTAAPAA; the protein is encoded by the coding sequence ATGAATCGCATTTCGAAATTTGCCGCTGCCCTTGCTTTGGGTGCATTTGTCGCTGTGCCTGCTGCCTATGCGCAAAAGGACGACAAAAAGAAGAAAGAAGAAGCTGCCAAGCCCGTTAAGCGCAACTTCTCCAAGGAATTCCAGAAGGCCTATGCGCCGGCTGCCGATGCGTTGGTGAAGAAGAAGGACCTGGCCGCAGCTCAGGCTGCGTTTCCGGCCGTTGAAGCCGCGATTATGACTCCCGATGACCGCTATGAAGCCGGTATTTTTGCGCTCAACCTCGGCGGCCAGCTCAAGGACGTGTCGTTTCAGCGCAAAGGCGTCAACCTGATCGTCGACAGTAATGCTGCGCCCGCAGAACTGAAGTCTGCTTATGTGTTCCAGCAAGGCGTGTTCGCTTATGGCGACAAGGACTATCCCGGTGCCGAAAAGAAGATGCTTGAGGCCTATAATATGGGTTATCGCGGCAGCAGCGTAGAGGTGCAGATTTCCAACACCTATCGTCTGCAGAATAACTTTGGCGAAGCGATCAATTGGCTGCGCAAGGCAATAGACGCAACCAAAGCTGCCGGTGGAACGCCGGAAAAGCAATGGTATGCTCAGGCGGCCAACTATGCCGCCAAAATGAAGGATAAGAACGAGATCCTGTTCTGGGGCAAGGAAATGATCAAGGTCGATCCGCGTCCCGAAACCTATCACGACGCTATCTTCCAATATCAGTCGATTGCTGACCTCGACAATCTGGAATCGCTCGCGATGCTGCGTCTGGCGCGCAAGGCCAAAGCGATCATGTTCGAGCATGAATATAAGCAATATGTCGAATATGCCGATGCCCGCCGCTATCCGGCAGAGGTTGTGGCGGTGCTCGACGAAGGCTTTGCCAAGGGAACGATTTCGAAGAGCAACATGACCTTCTCCGAAATCTATACGAGTGCTAAGACGCGTATTCCTGAACTTTCGGGCTCTTGGGCCGCTGACGAAAAGGCGGCACTGGCTGACCCCAAAGGCTATAGCGCGATGCTGACGGGGGATGCCCTGCTGTCGTTCAACCAGTTTGATCGTGCCAAGGCGATGTATGAGGCTGCTCTGGCCAAGGGTTCGATCGTTGACCGCGATGGTGTCAACCAGACTGACCGTGCGCTGACCAATCTGGCAATAGCCAAGATCAATCTGGGTGATTTGGCCGGTGCCAAGGCTGATCTGGCAAAGGTTTCCAGCCCGAAACGCAAGGGAATTGCGGAATATTGGACGATCTACATAGACCAGCAGACAGCAGCTCCTGCTGCCTGA
- a CDS encoding Lrp/AsnC family transcriptional regulator: MAAINFDAIDLKLLSELQENGRITNVELASKVGLTAPPCLRRMRTLEQSGAIKGYHANIDPATLGYSIMVFAMVSLKSQAEADLRAFEEHVRSLPNVRECHMLNGEIDFILKIVAHDLQSFQEFLTSQLTAAPNVSSVKTSLTIRTAKDEPGVPIPE, encoded by the coding sequence ATGGCAGCAATAAATTTTGATGCGATCGATTTGAAACTTCTGTCCGAACTGCAGGAAAATGGTCGCATCACCAATGTCGAGCTTGCAAGCAAAGTCGGATTGACGGCTCCGCCGTGCTTACGTCGTATGCGCACGCTCGAACAATCGGGTGCGATCAAGGGTTATCACGCCAATATCGACCCGGCGACATTGGGCTATTCGATCATGGTATTTGCAATGGTCAGCCTGAAAAGCCAGGCAGAGGCAGATTTACGGGCTTTTGAAGAGCATGTCCGTTCACTGCCCAATGTTCGTGAATGCCATATGCTGAATGGCGAGATAGATTTCATCCTGAAAATCGTCGCGCATGATCTGCAGTCTTTTCAGGAATTCCTGACATCGCAACTCACTGCGGCGCCTAATGTTTCTAGCGTCAAAACCTCTTTGACGATCCGGACCGCCAAAGACGAACCAGGCGTTCCTATTCCCGAATAA
- a CDS encoding HAMP domain-containing histidine kinase encodes MRVDDRLGTALRNIGQSSGTGDVGQWRQLIDLLAQNPVGQDPQLVAAGLVRARELASRLTVEDRIAGVSALAGRIRSAPLVQLLSGDVPAVAAIAIAGAQLDDRQWAELVPELPVRARGFLRNRKDLGQATKLALSNWAGADFRIAGEVEAVAEANEVLAPEKPVSQIGAIVERIEQWRRNRDSSEAPRLPFVDDEVEIALEPSVEIRFETDDNGTIVWVEGAPRGAIVGVDIAQPAYDDGPGPDAYAAAAFRQRMPMENARMTMRGSPMIDGDWRISASPFFDALTGRFRGFRGIMRRPNLTEKAEFSVDFQAERKRHGETMQQVVHELRTPLGAIAGFAEIIEQQLFGPVSGDYRSMASAILLDAQRLLAGFDDLSTAARLDSGNLELDDGITECAWLVRKLADRLATISDQMDVDINLIIADPARPFAVDRDLAERIFSRLVSAIIIGCAPGERLHGRIKTEVGRSVVNSFKLDLPLKLRGLSDAELFGSSAIDPENSDVELASPLLGLGFSLRLVRNLARKVGGDLRFQKESLLLTLPTVQNGDLDVRDIGGD; translated from the coding sequence TTGCGCGTAGATGACCGCCTCGGCACAGCATTGCGCAACATCGGCCAGTCCAGCGGGACTGGCGATGTCGGGCAATGGCGTCAGTTAATCGATCTTTTGGCCCAGAATCCTGTGGGTCAGGACCCGCAGCTTGTTGCGGCGGGCCTTGTGCGTGCGCGTGAATTGGCTTCCAGACTGACGGTTGAAGACCGGATTGCTGGCGTTTCCGCGCTCGCTGGTCGAATCAGATCTGCGCCGCTGGTGCAATTGCTCTCGGGCGATGTACCCGCGGTCGCCGCCATTGCGATTGCAGGCGCACAGCTTGATGATCGCCAATGGGCGGAACTTGTCCCTGAACTGCCGGTGCGCGCGCGGGGTTTTTTGCGTAATCGTAAGGATCTTGGGCAGGCAACGAAACTCGCATTGTCGAATTGGGCAGGTGCTGATTTCCGCATCGCCGGTGAAGTAGAAGCTGTTGCTGAAGCGAATGAAGTGCTGGCGCCTGAAAAGCCGGTATCGCAAATCGGTGCCATTGTTGAGCGCATCGAACAGTGGCGCAGGAACAGGGATAGCAGTGAGGCACCGCGGCTGCCTTTCGTCGATGACGAGGTCGAAATCGCCCTAGAGCCCTCGGTCGAAATCCGTTTCGAAACCGATGACAATGGCACGATTGTCTGGGTTGAAGGTGCGCCGCGTGGCGCGATTGTCGGTGTCGATATCGCACAGCCGGCCTATGACGACGGCCCCGGCCCCGATGCCTATGCGGCAGCGGCGTTCCGGCAGCGTATGCCAATGGAAAATGCCCGTATGACGATGCGGGGCAGCCCGATGATAGACGGCGACTGGCGCATCAGCGCTTCGCCCTTTTTCGATGCGCTGACCGGCCGATTCCGGGGTTTTCGTGGAATAATGCGACGGCCTAACCTGACCGAGAAAGCCGAGTTTTCTGTCGATTTTCAGGCGGAACGCAAACGTCATGGTGAAACGATGCAGCAGGTCGTTCACGAACTGCGTACGCCCTTGGGTGCCATCGCCGGTTTCGCCGAGATTATTGAGCAACAGCTGTTTGGTCCGGTATCGGGCGACTATAGGTCGATGGCGTCGGCCATCCTGCTTGATGCACAACGGCTGCTTGCCGGGTTTGATGATTTGTCGACCGCTGCCCGGCTCGATTCGGGCAATCTTGAACTGGATGACGGCATCACCGAATGCGCCTGGCTTGTGCGCAAGCTGGCAGATCGTCTGGCAACTATCAGCGATCAGATGGATGTTGATATCAATCTGATCATCGCCGATCCGGCGCGGCCATTTGCGGTCGATCGTGACTTGGCAGAGCGCATCTTCTCCCGGTTGGTATCGGCGATCATCATCGGCTGTGCCCCTGGAGAAAGATTGCATGGACGCATCAAGACCGAAGTCGGCCGTTCGGTTGTCAACAGCTTCAAATTGGATTTGCCACTCAAGTTACGGGGGCTAAGCGATGCCGAGTTGTTCGGTTCAAGTGCCATCGACCCTGAAAACAGCGATGTCGAACTGGCCTCGCCCTTGCTTGGGCTTGGTTTCTCGTTAAGGTTGGTGCGTAATCTGGCGCGCAAGGTTGGTGGCGATTTACGCTTTCAAAAGGAAAGCTTGCTACTGACTTTGCCTACGGTTCAGAATGGCGATCTGGACGTCAGGGACATCGGGGGCGACTAA
- a CDS encoding polysaccharide deacetylase family protein: MISKEAATDLVESPYFPSNGPAVDLSALSKPCFIVTVDTEEEFDWNSGFTRDRHGLEHLHKIAPFQALCEGQGIKPAYLVDYPVANDGFGAELFGNWAKRGVAEIGLQLHPWVNPPFDEEVSAHNSYACNLPLELERAKLLALYEVVEKRIGVAAISYRAGRYGAGGHTPSFLTELGVKIDTSVRSLFDYRRQGGPNYARCPLTPYWVERGKLLELPVTSVFGGALRSIGPFLFDRAFESEAMRAVLARGGMLERIALTPEGIPVAKALEAIDLALEAQLPVLTFSFHSPSLAAGHTPYVRCEQELETFYIWWEEVFAHLRKRNVVPSSISAIAGAAFG; this comes from the coding sequence ATGATTTCGAAGGAGGCGGCGACAGATTTGGTCGAGTCTCCTTATTTTCCGAGTAACGGCCCCGCGGTAGACCTTTCGGCGCTCTCCAAACCTTGCTTTATCGTAACAGTAGATACCGAAGAAGAGTTCGACTGGAACAGTGGTTTCACGCGTGATCGCCATGGGCTGGAACATCTTCACAAAATCGCGCCATTCCAGGCCTTGTGTGAAGGGCAGGGTATCAAGCCTGCCTATCTTGTCGACTATCCTGTGGCCAATGACGGGTTTGGAGCCGAACTTTTCGGGAACTGGGCCAAGCGTGGGGTCGCTGAAATCGGCTTGCAGTTGCACCCATGGGTCAACCCGCCCTTCGACGAAGAGGTCAGCGCGCACAACAGTTATGCATGCAACCTCCCCCTCGAACTCGAACGCGCAAAGCTGCTTGCCTTATACGAGGTTGTCGAGAAACGGATCGGGGTCGCCGCAATCAGCTATCGCGCTGGTCGATATGGTGCGGGCGGCCATACGCCTTCCTTCCTGACCGAATTGGGTGTTAAAATCGATACGTCGGTTCGGTCGTTGTTCGACTATCGCCGGCAAGGCGGCCCCAATTATGCGCGCTGCCCATTGACGCCTTATTGGGTGGAGAGGGGCAAGTTGCTGGAGCTGCCGGTGACATCGGTTTTTGGCGGTGCCTTGCGGTCCATCGGGCCTTTTCTCTTTGACCGCGCTTTTGAATCCGAAGCGATGCGAGCCGTGCTTGCAAGAGGTGGGATGCTTGAGCGGATCGCACTCACCCCGGAAGGAATTCCGGTTGCAAAGGCGCTTGAAGCGATCGATCTCGCGCTGGAAGCCCAACTGCCTGTTCTGACCTTTTCCTTCCATTCTCCGTCACTGGCAGCAGGGCATACGCCCTATGTGCGGTGCGAGCAGGAACTCGAAACTTTCTACATCTGGTGGGAAGAAGTGTTCGCGCATTTGCGGAAGCGAAATGTAGTGCCGTCGTCGATTTCCGCAATCGCCGGTGCGGCCTTTGGCTGA
- a CDS encoding M28 family peptidase — translation MTKQILLALGATTILATSAFAAPPAGTDPAMWALDHDPVAWEITEGLTTEVGARQGGTEAEARGRAWALGYLRKAGFANVREEAFDMPTWVRGEERASVVSPFPQKFAITALGNSGSTGDAGLEAEVAYFPTIDALRAAPDGSLTGKIAFVGHAMKPAQDGSSYGAFGQARFVGPNIAAKKGAAAIVIRSVGTDHNHRNPHTGNTNFEAGVTPIPAGALSIPDADNLVRMVERGKPVKLRLLLTPKNLGTQKSGNVVAELPGSNAALPPIVIACHLDSWDLGTGAIDDAAGCGIITAAASAIKGMKRQRTIRLLWAGAEEVGIWGGKAYAETNKTVPHALAMESDFGADRVWRVDFKLPDSAKPLADRIAAKLAPLGIARGKDPASGGADVGAIIAAQNLGIIDLQQDGSRYFDLHHTPDDTLSMIDKAQLRQNVAAWTAVLSELANYEGDLTVAPKP, via the coding sequence ATGACAAAACAAATTCTGCTCGCCCTTGGCGCAACGACAATCCTCGCAACCTCCGCTTTCGCCGCCCCTCCCGCTGGAACAGACCCGGCAATGTGGGCGCTGGACCATGATCCTGTCGCCTGGGAAATTACCGAAGGCCTGACCACCGAGGTTGGTGCACGGCAAGGCGGGACCGAGGCCGAAGCACGCGGGCGGGCATGGGCGCTCGGCTATCTGCGCAAGGCGGGCTTCGCCAATGTCCGCGAAGAAGCGTTCGACATGCCTACCTGGGTACGCGGAGAGGAGCGCGCTTCGGTCGTCAGCCCCTTCCCGCAGAAATTTGCGATAACGGCACTGGGCAATAGCGGCAGTACGGGTGATGCGGGACTTGAGGCAGAAGTCGCCTATTTCCCGACAATCGATGCCCTGCGCGCAGCACCCGATGGCAGCCTTACCGGCAAGATTGCTTTTGTTGGCCACGCCATGAAACCGGCGCAGGATGGTTCAAGCTATGGCGCATTCGGGCAAGCGCGCTTTGTGGGGCCCAACATTGCGGCGAAGAAAGGTGCGGCTGCGATAGTTATCCGCTCGGTCGGCACCGACCATAACCACCGTAATCCGCATACCGGCAACACCAATTTCGAAGCTGGGGTTACGCCGATCCCTGCAGGTGCATTGTCGATCCCCGATGCCGATAATCTGGTTCGCATGGTAGAGCGCGGAAAGCCGGTCAAACTCCGTCTGCTCCTGACACCGAAAAATCTCGGCACGCAAAAGTCGGGCAATGTCGTCGCAGAATTGCCGGGCAGTAATGCCGCCCTGCCCCCCATCGTTATCGCCTGCCATCTCGACAGCTGGGATCTGGGCACCGGCGCGATAGACGATGCGGCAGGGTGCGGCATCATCACTGCCGCCGCCAGCGCCATCAAGGGCATGAAGCGGCAGCGGACGATCCGCCTGCTCTGGGCCGGGGCCGAAGAGGTCGGCATCTGGGGCGGCAAGGCCTATGCCGAAACGAACAAGACCGTCCCCCATGCACTCGCCATGGAATCCGATTTCGGCGCTGACCGCGTCTGGCGCGTCGACTTCAAACTGCCCGACAGCGCGAAACCGCTCGCCGACCGCATAGCGGCCAAACTGGCGCCGCTTGGTATCGCTCGAGGCAAAGACCCAGCCAGCGGCGGGGCCGATGTCGGTGCGATCATCGCCGCGCAAAATCTGGGCATCATCGACCTTCAGCAGGATGGCAGCCGCTATTTCGATCTTCATCACACCCCCGACGATACGCTCAGCATGATCGACAAGGCACAGTTGCGGCAGAATGTCGCGGCGTGGACGGCCGTCTTGTCCGAACTGGCCAATTATGAGGGCGATCTAACCGTCGCGCCTAAGCCATGA